In Herpetosiphonaceae bacterium, the sequence GTCGCCTTCCACGGCTCGTGGAATCGCAGCGAGCCGACCGGCTATAAAGTTGTGCGGATTGCGGTAGACGCGGCGGGCAAGCCCGGCGAGGTGCAGGATTTCGCTAGCGGCTGGCTTGAGGCGAACGGCGAGAGCTGGGGGCGGCCCGTGGATGTGATCGTCGCGCCGGATGGCTCGCTAATGGTCAGCGACGACGCAGGCGGGCGGATCTACCGGATCTTTTATCAGGGCTGACGACGAAACACGTTGACCGATCGTTTCCCGTCGGGGCACGGCGTGCTGTACACTGGGGCGTATCGCAATACGCCCCAGCCGACGGGTCCCGCCGCATCGCTGGCCGCTACACGCCGGACAGTCCCTCGCCCAACGCTCCCGCCGCCCGATCAGGATCGAACAGGCCGTGCTGCACGCCCAGCTCTAGCGCACGCTGGATCTGCACCAGATGCGGGCCGTGCCGCTCAAACCGCACGTCGATCAGCATGCCGCTGCGCACGATAAGATCGCGCTCGCCGTCCAGCGCCAGCACACACGGCGTCTGCTCGATGCGCACCAGATCGCCGTCGTGCAGCCAGCGATGCGCCCTGATGGCGATCTGCTCGACCACCCCCGGCGCGGTCGGGGCGATCACCCGGCGCTCGCCAGCGCCCAGCATCACCATCAGGCCCAGATCGGGCGCTGGCGGCTGCAACCCAAGGTAGCCAGCGATTGCCGAGAGGCCGATCGTGCCGGGCGTGTGACGGGCGCTGACAAGCTGCCGCACCCGCTCCATCTGCCACACAGCCCGCGCCCCGACCATGCCCTCAAAGCTGACAACATCGATCAGCGCGAGGTCGATCGGCACGTCTTCGCGCAAAATCCGCAGACACGGCGCTTGCGTGATCGCCTCCGCCCCCGCGCCGCGCGCAACGACCGCCGCCGCCAGTCCGGCCAGAGTGCCCTCCACGAACTGCGGAAACGCATTGTTGGTGCCTGTCGAGACGGGCACCAGCGGCGTGTCGCCAGCGCCCTTGGCTGCCGCACGGCAGGTGCCGTCGCCGCCGAGCACCACGATACAGGCAGCGCCGCGCTCACGCAGCGCCTCAGCCGCGCGTGTCGTATCGTCAGGCGAGTCACTGATCGGCAGGTCGAGCGCCCGCAGATCGCCCTGAAGATGCAGCCCATCGACGGCACGACCGACCAGATCGGCGGCGTCGGGCATCCAGCGCACCGCCTCGACGCCAAGCGCCGACAGCCCAATCAGAATGCGACGCACGATATTAATCTTCTCGTGGTCGGGCACCGTCATGCCGCGCGCGACGACCCGCCGAATGTCCTTGCCCGATGCCGGATTGGCGATGATTCCTACCAGACTCATAGCGTTGACTAAAAACCTTCGGCGATCTGCTGTTCGAGCGTCTGGCGCAGCGCGTCGGGCACCCGCATGTACAGCCCGGTCGCCTCGGCGACGACCGTTCCATCGCGCAACTGCGCAAAGCCTTGCAACTCCAGCGCCCGCCCACGATCGCGGACCAGCGTACCGACCACGCGCAACGGCTGGTCGATCGGCGCAGGCTCGCGATAGCGAATCTCGACCCGTCCGCTCATGGCCCACGCGCCGACGGTAAAGCCGACCCGCCCGATCGTCTCGTCGAGCACCGTGAACAAAATGCCGCCGTGGACATAGCCGGGCCAGCCCTGATGTTCGGGCTGCGGCACGAACTCCGTCTCCACCCGCCCATCGATCTCATAGAAGTCCAGCTTCAGCCCGTGCGGATTTTGCTTCCCACAGACAAAGCATGCATTGGAATCTTGTTGCTGCATTGGTCTTTCTTTTCGAGTTTCAAGTTCCAAGTTTCAAATTCTTGGTTCCCGATTTGTTCTCTGTGCGCCGGGCACCCATGCCGGGTACCCGCATGGCACCCGGTTCTTTGCTTGGTTCTCGGTGCTTGGTTCTTGGTTCTGGTTTACTGCTCGTCCAGCCGTCCTTCAAGCTCGGCCTCGATCGCTAGCTCCGCAGGTGACAGCCGCTGATCCTGATACTTCTTGAAGACCAGCGTGGCATTCTGGCCGCCAAAGCCAAACGAGTTCGACAGCGCGATCTGAAGCTCCGCTTTGCGCGCAACATTTGGCACGTAATCAAGATCGCATTCGGGATCAGGCTCTTCGTAGTTGATCGTCGGCGGGATCAGGCCATGCTTCAACGCCATGATCGTCGCCGCCGCCTCCAGCGCGCCCGCCGCCCCGGTCAGATGGCCGGTCATCGATTTCGTGGATGAGATCGCGAGGGTCGAGGCATACTCGCCGAAGACCTTTTTGATCGCCAGCGTCTCCGAGAGATCACCGGCTGGCGTCGAGGTGGCATGAGCGTTGATATAATCGATCTGCTGCGGCGTGACCTTGGCGCGACGTAGCGCGCGGATCATCGCTCTGGCCGCGCCGTCGCCGACCGGATCGGGCGCGGTGACGTGGTAGGCGTCGCTGCTCACGCCATAGCCCAAGAGCTCGGCATAGATGCGCGCGCCGCGCGCCTTGGCGTGCGCCAGCGTTTCGAGCACCAGCACCGCCGAGCCTTCGGCGGGGACGAATCCGGCGCGCGTGGCATCGAAGGGACGCGAGGCGCGCGAAGGGTCCTCGTTGTGCGTGGACAGCGCACGCAGCGCGCAAAACGATGCCAGCGTCAGCTCGCAGATCGGCGCTTCGGCACCGCCCGCCAGCACCACCTCGGCATCGCCCCGCAGCAGCACCTCCGCCGCCTCGCCGATCGCCTGAGCAGACGCGGCACAGGCCGTGGAGATCGTCGAGTTGTAGCCGCGCAGGCCGAGCTGAATGCTCAGCTGGCAGGCGGGCATATTCGGCAGCGCCGAGGTGATATAGAACGGGCTGACCTTGGAGCCGCCTTTGGCGACCATCAGCCGGAGCGTCTGCTCGGTTTCAGGGAGCGCGGTCGAGCCGCAGCCCAGTACCACGCCGATCTCGTCGGCATTGGCGGCATGAATCTCCAGGCCGGAGTCGGCTAGCGCCATGCGGCCTGCCGCCACCGCATAGTGCGATGTGCGCGACATGCGCCGCGCCTCTTTGATATCCATGAACGCGCGCGGATCGAAATCGCGGACGAGGCCCGCCGTATGGCAGGGATAGTCGCGATAGTTCGGCACGAGGTCGTTGTATCCAACACCCGATCGCCCTTTAGAAAGCGACTCCCAGAACGCATCGAGCGTATTGCCGATCGGCGATACCACCCCGATGCCGGTGACAACGATCCGCCGCTGTGCATCCTGCTCGCCGACGAAAGCAGGCTCCGGCTGTGCCAGCGGCTCATCGCCGAGAACTTCGCCGACGATCGTCTCAAGCTGCTCTGCCAACGGCGTTGGCAATATAGGTTCGCGATCTGGCTTGTCGATTGACCTACGCGCCGCTCGCCCCATAATAGTACTCCACACTCTACGTGATGACTCACGCCATGCACTGACGTTACCCGGCATCAGTGCGGCAGATTATAGCACGCACCTTATCCATGCGTGCAAGCGACGACGATACGACAAATTCCAGCTTCAGTCCATAGCATAGTATCTGTGACGGACCCTTTGGCTGCTCGATGCCGACTTTAATACACCATGCGCTTGTTTGACTCTATTACGTTGTGTGATACAATGCGCCAGTACCATCCAGCAGAACTCATCGGCGTTGAAATACGAGTTCATGGCTGGTATTACCCCCCATAATCCATGTACGTTTTTGCTTCCAATCACCATAGCCATAGATGGCGATCGAACTATTCATCTTGCCTGCCAGGCTTCCCTTACTGAAACGTCGTGGACCGTAGTTTACCAATTCCATGTAGCGATCGACTTAGAAGGACGCGAATGGATGCCAGAGCGACTCGCCTGAACTCATTCCGAACGCTCTCTGATCTGCATCATCCTTGCCTGCTCGCCGGTGCAGGCAGTTTAAACGTTCGTGCCCACCATCCGTGCAGACATGTTGATCCGGTAGCGGCAGTATATGTCCAGCAGGGCTGGTAGGTAGGATAACGTATTCGTAAGGTACTACGCAGGAGGTGGCCGATGTCGGTATCAAGCGCGGAGCAGTTCCTCACCCAGCTCGTCAACGATTCCTCGTTTCGTCAGCAGTTCATGGATTTGAAATCCGCCGATACAGTTTTGCAGGCGGCGAAAGACGCCGGGTACGACTTCACGCCGGATGAGATGCGGAGTGTCCTGCAAAACGAGAAGGGCATCGCCGACTTCACCGACGATCAGCTCGACGATCTGGCTACTGCCGGTGCTGCATCCTGGGTTGGGGCTGGTGGCGCTGCCGCTGGTGCAGCCGTCGGCGCTGGTGCCGCCGGTGCGGCCTGTGTCTAAGCCATTCTGACAAAGGTTCGCGGTACGTGGAAGCTGGCTGCGATTCTCTCGCGCAGCCAGCTTCCAGATACGTATAGCCACGCTTATGCCGACGAGCCATTGGCGCACTATTCCTCCAGATTCTACGCTGGTAGAGATACGTGATCCGCCGTGGGCGGAACATTTCCCCGATGCTTGTTAATAGCTGCGCTTTTCGTTGAGGTACTACCTAATGGCAGAGATAGGCAGCACTCCTGATCTGGCAATTCGCTACCGAGACTATTCCTACGCGCTGCACAAACGCTATACGCACGGCAATTCTGACCGCACGCTGCTTCCAGAAGAAACGTTAGACAAAATCAAGCCTCATTTTCCCTCGATCGGGCTGACGCGACTGGGCAATATCACAGGATTAGATCGCGCAGGAATCCC encodes:
- a CDS encoding NAD(+)/NADH kinase, with the protein product MSLVGIIANPASGKDIRRVVARGMTVPDHEKINIVRRILIGLSALGVEAVRWMPDAADLVGRAVDGLHLQGDLRALDLPISDSPDDTTRAAEALRERGAACIVVLGGDGTCRAAAKGAGDTPLVPVSTGTNNAFPQFVEGTLAGLAAAVVARGAGAEAITQAPCLRILREDVPIDLALIDVVSFEGMVGARAVWQMERVRQLVSARHTPGTIGLSAIAGYLGLQPPAPDLGLMVMLGAGERRVIAPTAPGVVEQIAIRAHRWLHDGDLVRIEQTPCVLALDGERDLIVRSGMLIDVRFERHGPHLVQIQRALELGVQHGLFDPDRAAGALGEGLSGV
- a CDS encoding PaaI family thioesterase, coding for MQQQDSNACFVCGKQNPHGLKLDFYEIDGRVETEFVPQPEHQGWPGYVHGGILFTVLDETIGRVGFTVGAWAMSGRVEIRYREPAPIDQPLRVVGTLVRDRGRALELQGFAQLRDGTVVAEATGLYMRVPDALRQTLEQQIAEGF
- the fabF gene encoding beta-ketoacyl-ACP synthase II gives rise to the protein MPTPLAEQLETIVGEVLGDEPLAQPEPAFVGEQDAQRRIVVTGIGVVSPIGNTLDAFWESLSKGRSGVGYNDLVPNYRDYPCHTAGLVRDFDPRAFMDIKEARRMSRTSHYAVAAGRMALADSGLEIHAANADEIGVVLGCGSTALPETEQTLRLMVAKGGSKVSPFYITSALPNMPACQLSIQLGLRGYNSTISTACAASAQAIGEAAEVLLRGDAEVVLAGGAEAPICELTLASFCALRALSTHNEDPSRASRPFDATRAGFVPAEGSAVLVLETLAHAKARGARIYAELLGYGVSSDAYHVTAPDPVGDGAARAMIRALRRAKVTPQQIDYINAHATSTPAGDLSETLAIKKVFGEYASTLAISSTKSMTGHLTGAAGALEAAATIMALKHGLIPPTINYEEPDPECDLDYVPNVARKAELQIALSNSFGFGGQNATLVFKKYQDQRLSPAELAIEAELEGRLDEQ
- a CDS encoding Nif11-like leader peptide family natural product precursor is translated as MSVSSAEQFLTQLVNDSSFRQQFMDLKSADTVLQAAKDAGYDFTPDEMRSVLQNEKGIADFTDDQLDDLATAGAASWVGAGGAAAGAAVGAGAAGAACV